A region of Campylobacter sp. MG1 DNA encodes the following proteins:
- the mtaB gene encoding tRNA (N(6)-L-threonylcarbamoyladenosine(37)-C(2))-methylthiotransferase MtaB — protein MKIYIKTFGCRTNIYDSELIKSYIKDNEIINDELQADMIVINSCTVTNQADLGLKQYIRHIKNHNPNTKFILTGCAAASIGKSLYDSKIVDGVMGASLKSNINKFILNPKEFDLGNLNFIDEKIVSNYENHTKAFVKIQEGCDFACSYCIIPSVRGGARSLKLEQIINQIKTLANNGYKEVVLTGTNIGSYGKDLNLSLAKLLKEISKINGIKRVRLGSIEPVQIDDEFKELLDEDFIEKHLHIALQHTNEKMLKLMQRRNKAYKDLELFEYLANKGYALGTDYIVGHPGESDEIWADAINNFKKFPITHLHAFVYSKRDGTKSVELAKTLGEVDKNISKQRLNEIKEITRLKNYEFRKNQKDLIVLVEQFKDGYYQGYDQYFNLIKIKSDKDLLKTWINIKDYEVEIDKNKAKI, from the coding sequence ATGAAAATATATATTAAAACTTTTGGTTGTAGAACCAATATTTACGATAGCGAACTAATCAAAAGCTACATAAAAGATAATGAAATAATAAATGATGAATTGCAAGCTGATATGATAGTAATCAATTCTTGCACGGTTACTAATCAAGCTGATTTAGGCTTAAAGCAATATATAAGACATATTAAAAATCATAATCCAAATACTAAGTTCATCTTAACAGGTTGTGCTGCGGCAAGTATTGGCAAAAGCTTATATGATAGCAAAATAGTTGATGGTGTAATGGGTGCGTCTTTAAAATCAAATATAAATAAGTTTATACTAAATCCAAAGGAATTTGATTTAGGAAATCTAAATTTCATAGATGAAAAAATAGTAAGCAATTACGAAAACCATACAAAAGCATTTGTTAAAATCCAAGAAGGCTGCGATTTTGCTTGTTCTTATTGTATTATTCCTAGTGTAAGGGGCGGAGCTAGAAGCCTAAAATTAGAGCAAATTATAAATCAGATAAAAACCCTAGCTAATAATGGTTATAAAGAAGTAGTTTTAACAGGCACAAATATAGGTAGTTACGGAAAAGATTTAAATCTATCTTTAGCAAAATTGCTTAAAGAAATTAGCAAAATAAATGGGATTAAAAGAGTTCGTTTAGGTAGCATTGAGCCGGTTCAAATTGATGATGAGTTTAAAGAATTATTAGACGAAGATTTTATTGAAAAACATCTTCACATAGCCTTACAACACACAAATGAAAAAATGCTAAAACTAATGCAAAGAAGAAATAAAGCTTATAAAGACTTAGAATTATTTGAATATTTAGCTAATAAAGGCTATGCCTTAGGCACTGATTATATAGTAGGTCATCCAGGTGAGAGTGATGAAATATGGGCTGATGCTATTAATAATTTTAAGAAATTCCCTATAACTCATCTTCACGCTTTTGTGTATTCTAAAAGAGACGGGACAAAAAGCGTAGAATTAGCAAAGACTTTAGGCGAAGTTGATAAAAATATCTCAAAGCAAAGATTAAACGAGATTAAAGAAATTACTAGATTAAAAAATTATGAATTTAGAAAAAATCAAAAAGATTTAATAGTATTAGTAGAGCAGTTTAAAGACGGCTATTATCAAGGATACGACCAATATTTTAATCTAATTAAAATCAAATCAGATAAAGACTTATTAAAAACTTGGATAAATATTAAAGATTACGAGGTAGAAATTGACAAAAATAAAGCAAAAATTTAA
- a CDS encoding mechanosensitive ion channel domain-containing protein, with translation MRFLFALILFLTNIFADTDIDLTKNLEEIYTLKEKIHKINNEIKDNIVIKNYKNYQEYLKIKKELELANNELEKSSKAKRNEILNEVKILEDKLNVLKDYEYYNIIKYLNLPLEPIEYKKITNIYLVLEGLSERKSLLNEKIDYENKLKDFSNLVSKLELKKSYLEELINIDNNVSLENEYLYTTKELNDYSGALENIKNAYEIYKAKVNNILKLIDDDIKKQYDEAIFFIAVMICIIISRYLLGQLIRKYVDDKDKVYTSQKILNIFTFIIVSLFSIFYFVENISYLVSVLGFASAGLAIAMKDMFMSLLGWVTLQFGGGFHVGDRVKVSKNGVTYVGDIIDISLLKMTIYEDITYTTYTQNRRAGRLIYIPNNYIYTELISNYNYSYMKTVWDGIDIVIDFSSNIDKAKQIILEAVNTHTQAFSDSAKKAIQKMRNHYQMKNSGTDVRMFVFLEQYGVKISVWFMTNSRETLKMRSLVSEEIIKRLKASDDIKLAFPSQTIYMDKRNNQPFLKDNNENIY, from the coding sequence ATGAGATTTTTATTTGCTTTAATATTATTTTTAACTAATATTTTTGCTGATACTGATATTGATTTGACAAAAAATTTAGAAGAAATTTATACTTTAAAAGAGAAAATACATAAAATTAATAACGAAATAAAAGATAATATTGTTATTAAAAACTATAAAAATTATCAAGAATATTTAAAGATAAAAAAAGAATTAGAACTAGCTAATAATGAGCTAGAAAAATCTAGTAAGGCAAAAAGAAATGAAATTTTAAATGAGGTAAAAATTTTAGAGGATAAATTAAATGTTTTAAAAGACTATGAATATTATAATATTATAAAATATTTAAATTTACCACTAGAACCTATTGAATATAAAAAAATCACTAATATATATTTAGTTTTAGAAGGTCTTAGTGAGCGTAAGAGTTTATTAAATGAAAAAATAGATTATGAAAATAAATTAAAAGATTTTTCAAATTTAGTAAGTAAATTAGAATTAAAAAAAAGTTATTTAGAAGAATTAATAAATATTGATAATAATGTTAGTTTAGAAAACGAATATTTATATACTACTAAAGAATTAAATGATTATTCAGGTGCTTTAGAAAATATCAAAAATGCCTATGAAATTTATAAAGCCAAAGTAAATAATATTTTAAAATTAATTGATGATGATATAAAAAAACAATACGATGAAGCTATTTTTTTTATAGCTGTTATGATATGTATTATTATCTCTCGTTATTTGTTGGGACAATTAATTAGAAAATATGTGGATGACAAAGATAAGGTATATACATCTCAAAAAATATTAAATATTTTTACATTTATAATAGTTTCTTTATTTTCAATATTTTATTTTGTTGAAAATATAAGCTATTTAGTAAGCGTATTAGGATTTGCATCAGCTGGTCTTGCTATTGCAATGAAAGATATGTTTATGAGCTTACTTGGTTGGGTTACATTACAATTTGGTGGCGGTTTTCATGTAGGTGATAGGGTAAAAGTTAGTAAAAATGGCGTTACTTATGTAGGGGATATTATTGATATATCTTTACTTAAAATGACTATATATGAAGATATCACTTATACTACATATACTCAAAATCGTCGTGCAGGTAGGCTTATTTATATACCTAATAATTATATTTACACAGAGCTTATATCAAATTATAATTATTCTTATATGAAAACGGTTTGGGACGGAATAGATATAGTAATAGATTTTTCAAGCAATATTGACAAAGCTAAACAAATTATTTTAGAAGCAGTAAATACTCACACTCAAGCATTTAGTGATAGTGCAAAAAAAGCAATACAAAAAATGAGAAATCATTATCAAATGAAAAACTCAGGAACTGATGTTAGAATGTTTGTATTTTTAGAGCAATATGGGGTTAAAATTTCAGTATGGTTTATGACAAATTCAAGAGAAACTTTAAAAATGCGTTCTTTGGTAAGTGAAGAAATTATTAAAAGATTAAAAGCAAGTGATGATATAAAATTAGCTTTCCCATCACAAACTATTTATATGGATAAAAGAAATAATCAGCCATTTTTAAAGGATAATAATGAAAATATATATTAA
- the aroB gene encoding 3-dehydroquinate synthase translates to MVIDIDLKDKAYKVYVDEELKINKDYVILTNTTLEKLYLNDVLQKIGKQPKAIIVIPDGEEYKNQESVNYILEELFKAEISRSDLLINLGGGVISDIGGFVASIYKRGIKHINIATTLLASVDAAVGGKTGINNAYGKNLIGTFKQPSAVYIFTNYFKTLKKAELSAAMAEVIKMAVCFDLDFYNKLSKLSFDDIFDNILEFVEKSIKIKANVVINDEFEDNLRMKLNYGHTFAHVIENETNYKGYLHGEAVAIGMVMANKLACNLGLISKEFEISILNTLKNFNLPTFYKINSSSKFYEGFFQDKKTLSGKINFILPSKEDLSIIKNDISKDEILKVLREFE, encoded by the coding sequence ATGGTAATAGATATTGATTTAAAAGATAAAGCATATAAAGTTTATGTAGATGAAGAATTAAAAATAAATAAAGATTATGTAATTTTAACTAATACAACTTTAGAAAAACTATACTTAAATGATGTTTTACAAAAAATAGGAAAACAACCAAAAGCGATAATAGTTATACCAGATGGAGAAGAATACAAAAATCAAGAAAGCGTTAATTATATTTTAGAAGAACTATTTAAGGCTGAAATTAGTAGAAGTGATTTGCTAATTAATCTTGGCGGTGGGGTAATTAGCGATATTGGTGGCTTTGTAGCTAGTATTTATAAGCGTGGAATAAAACATATAAATATAGCTACAACCTTACTTGCTAGTGTTGATGCAGCAGTAGGTGGTAAAACAGGCATAAACAATGCTTATGGTAAAAATCTAATAGGCACATTCAAGCAACCTAGTGCTGTTTATATTTTCACAAATTATTTTAAGACTTTAAAAAAGGCTGAATTAAGTGCTGCTATGGCTGAAGTGATTAAAATGGCTGTTTGTTTTGATTTGGATTTTTATAACAAATTAAGCAAATTAAGTTTTGATGATATTTTTGATAATATCTTAGAATTTGTAGAAAAATCAATAAAAATTAAAGCAAATGTAGTAATAAATGATGAGTTTGAAGATAATCTTAGAATGAAACTAAATTATGGTCATACTTTTGCTCATGTTATAGAAAATGAGACGAATTATAAAGGCTATTTACACGGAGAAGCTGTTGCTATTGGTATGGTTATGGCTAATAAATTGGCTTGTAATTTAGGTTTAATTTCAAAAGAATTTGAAATAAGTATTTTAAATACTTTAAAGAATTTTAATCTACCTACATTTTATAAAATCAATTCATCTTCTAAATTCTATGAAGGATTTTTTCAAGACAAAAAAACTCTAAGTGGAAAAATCAACTTTATTTTACCTAGCAAAGAAGATTTAAGCATTATTAAAAATGATATTTCAAAAGATGAAATATTAAAAGTTTTAAGGGAATTTGAATGA
- the lolA gene encoding LolA-like outer membrane lipoprotein chaperone, whose translation MIIKKIFLLCICGIFAFAFKIDNINYNSFEADFIQKVVDLSNKTLIYEGKFYYQNEKSLWQYLNPDEKKVYITKNEVVIIDDDLEQVIISKEQIDLTNILKNVSLYEKKEDFVIYKAKYDNIIYYVKVLNNLLTNISYKDELDNQVSIDFINSKINLKINDDIFKYSIPKNYDVIR comes from the coding sequence ATGATTATTAAAAAAATCTTTTTGCTTTGTATTTGTGGAATTTTTGCTTTTGCATTTAAAATTGATAATATAAATTACAATAGTTTTGAAGCTGATTTTATTCAAAAAGTAGTTGATTTGAGTAATAAAACTTTAATATATGAAGGTAAATTTTATTATCAAAATGAAAAAAGTTTATGGCAATACTTAAACCCTGATGAAAAAAAAGTTTATATTACTAAAAATGAAGTTGTAATAATTGATGATGACTTAGAACAAGTAATTATTAGTAAAGAACAAATTGATTTAACAAATATTTTAAAAAATGTTTCTTTATATGAAAAAAAAGAAGATTTTGTAATCTATAAAGCTAAGTATGATAATATAATTTATTATGTAAAAGTGCTTAATAATCTTTTAACAAATATAAGTTATAAAGATGAATTAGATAATCAAGTAAGCATAGATTTTATAAATTCAAAAATTAATTTAAAAATAAATGATGATATTTTTAAATATAGTATTCCAAAAAATTATGATGTAATAAGGTGA
- the secA gene encoding preprotein translocase subunit SecA, which yields MFKNIAKCIFGTRNDRLLKAYKKRVLKINSLEEKYQKLNDEEIKSEFQNLQNKVLEDNNNLDLVLEDVFAIVREVSKRTLGMRHYDVQLIGGMVLNDKSIAEMKTGEGKTLVATLPVVLNAMTKKGVHVVTTNDYLAARDANEMSAIYNFLGFSVGILVGNDHRNRKAVYACDIVYGTNSEFGFDYLRDNMCFDAEDKVQRGHYFVIVDEVDSILIDEARTPLIISGPTNRTLDGYIRANEVAKQMVRGVAPDDPKEKPSGDFIADEKNRTILITEQGISKAEKLFGVDNLYSLDNAILAHQLDQALKANNLFLKDTHYVVKDGEVMIVDEFTGRISEGRRFSEGLHQALEAKEGVKIQEESQTLADITYQNYFRMYEKLAGMTGTAQTEATEFSQIYNLDVITIPTNVPVIRKDLDDLIYKTQDEKFKAVVDEIKKANAKGQPVLVGTASIEKSELLHEYLKKAKIAHNVLNAKNHAHEAEIIKDAGKKGAVTIATNMAGRGVDIKITDEIRELGGLYIIGTERHESRRIDNQLRGRAGRQGDPGVSRFYLSLEDNLLRIFGGDKLKAIFTRLKIAEGESIESSLVTRAVASAQKKVENLHFESRKHILEYDDVANEQRKTIYKYRNELLDTNYDIETKVEQNIAEYVDYLIHNLNDLSAENLVELFKNEINLELDLELLKTLNTEESRSVIIDAITTMLKVKFSIVPDSEKERIEKLLYLQVLDGAWREHLYQMDILKTGIGLRGYNQKDPLVEYKRESYNLFMELVERIKSESIKVLLIIQLRMPETNEEIQEIEKPIKKQSRNEPCACGSGKKYKDCCGKSGPQKGVFA from the coding sequence ATGTTTAAAAATATAGCAAAATGTATATTTGGAACTCGTAATGATAGACTTCTTAAAGCCTACAAAAAAAGAGTATTAAAAATAAATTCTTTAGAAGAAAAATATCAAAAATTAAATGATGAAGAAATTAAAAGCGAATTTCAAAACCTACAAAATAAAGTGCTTGAAGACAATAATAATTTAGATTTAGTTTTAGAAGATGTATTTGCAATAGTAAGAGAAGTTAGCAAAAGAACGCTTGGAATGAGACATTATGATGTGCAATTAATAGGCGGTATGGTTTTAAATGATAAAAGCATAGCAGAAATGAAAACAGGGGAAGGAAAAACCTTAGTAGCAACCTTACCTGTGGTATTAAACGCAATGACAAAAAAAGGCGTTCATGTAGTAACAACAAATGATTATCTAGCAGCAAGAGATGCTAATGAGATGAGTGCTATATATAATTTTCTTGGTTTTAGTGTTGGTATTTTAGTAGGAAACGACCATAGAAATAGAAAAGCTGTTTATGCGTGTGATATTGTTTATGGAACTAATAGTGAATTTGGTTTTGATTATTTAAGAGATAATATGTGCTTTGATGCTGAAGATAAAGTTCAAAGGGGACATTATTTTGTAATAGTTGATGAAGTTGATAGTATTTTAATAGATGAAGCTAGAACTCCATTAATAATTTCAGGGCCAACCAATAGAACATTAGATGGCTATATAAGAGCTAATGAAGTAGCTAAACAAATGGTTCGCGGAGTTGCACCAGATGATCCTAAAGAAAAACCTAGTGGAGATTTTATAGCAGATGAGAAAAATAGAACTATTTTAATTACAGAACAAGGAATTTCAAAAGCAGAAAAATTATTTGGAGTTGATAATTTATATAGTCTTGATAATGCTATTTTAGCTCATCAATTAGACCAAGCTTTAAAGGCTAATAATTTATTTTTAAAAGATACTCATTATGTTGTTAAAGATGGCGAAGTAATGATTGTAGATGAATTTACAGGTCGTATTAGCGAAGGAAGACGCTTTAGCGAAGGCTTACATCAAGCACTTGAAGCTAAGGAAGGGGTTAAAATCCAAGAAGAAAGTCAAACTTTAGCAGATATTACCTACCAAAATTACTTTAGAATGTATGAAAAACTTGCTGGTATGACAGGAACAGCCCAAACTGAAGCAACTGAGTTTTCTCAAATATACAACCTTGATGTAATTACAATCCCAACTAATGTGCCTGTAATTAGAAAAGATTTAGATGATTTAATTTATAAAACTCAAGATGAGAAATTTAAAGCCGTAGTTGATGAAATAAAAAAAGCTAACGCAAAAGGACAACCTGTATTAGTTGGAACTGCAAGTATTGAAAAAAGCGAGCTTTTACACGAGTATTTAAAAAAGGCAAAAATAGCTCACAATGTATTAAATGCTAAAAATCACGCTCATGAAGCTGAAATAATCAAAGATGCAGGTAAAAAAGGAGCAGTTACTATTGCAACTAATATGGCTGGTCGTGGTGTTGATATAAAAATTACTGATGAGATTAGAGAATTAGGTGGCTTATATATAATAGGAACTGAAAGACACGAAAGCCGTAGAATTGATAATCAATTGCGTGGTCGAGCTGGAAGACAAGGTGATCCTGGTGTTAGTAGATTTTATTTAAGTCTTGAAGATAATTTATTAAGAATTTTTGGTGGAGATAAGCTAAAAGCAATTTTTACTAGATTAAAAATCGCTGAAGGCGAAAGCATAGAAAGCTCACTTGTAACTCGTGCAGTAGCAAGTGCTCAAAAAAAGGTAGAAAATCTTCATTTTGAAAGTAGAAAACATATACTTGAATATGATGATGTAGCAAACGAACAAAGAAAAACTATATATAAATATAGAAATGAATTGCTAGATACAAATTATGATATTGAGACAAAAGTTGAGCAAAATATAGCTGAATATGTGGATTATTTAATTCATAACTTAAATGATTTAAGTGCTGAAAATTTAGTAGAATTATTCAAAAATGAAATTAATTTGGAGCTAGATTTAGAATTATTAAAAACTTTAAACACAGAAGAAAGCAGAAGTGTTATTATTGATGCAATAACTACTATGTTAAAAGTTAAATTTAGCATAGTTCCTGATAGTGAAAAGGAAAGAATTGAAAAATTATTATATCTACAAGTTTTAGATGGTGCTTGGAGAGAGCATTTATATCAAATGGATATTTTAAAAACAGGTATTGGTCTTCGTGGATATAATCAAAAAGACCCATTAGTAGAATATAAAAGAGAAAGTTATAATTTATTTATGGAGCTAGTTGAAAGAATTAAAAGTGAAAGTATAAAAGTATTGCTAATAATTCAACTAAGAATGCCTGAAACTAATGAAGAAATTCAAGAAATTGAAAAACCTATCAAAAAGCAATCAAGAAATGAACCTTGTGCTTGTGGTAGTGGTAAGAAATATAAAGATTGTTGTGGTAAAAGTGGGCCACAAAAAGGCGTATTTGCTTGA
- a CDS encoding glycosyltransferase family 25 protein has product MKFFIINLEQDIEKRQKITALCESLGLNYEIIKAVYGKALSEDEIKQNTYPKEEQLKLFKRTLSLGEIGCAMSHRLCYQKIIEQNLEDAIILEDDAVFDKNLLEFLKYKNEFPKDLELLLLGHYKQMYYDDGFMINSPFYKYFNIQIKKWNIKRIVGGGNGTHGYYITKKGVKKLLNLMNKIYIPADWYTNNDRHTNLYALYPTLINPDLAETSSTQVNPINKKRSKISKYFKLFKTKIQFFIPSLMNLRKYK; this is encoded by the coding sequence TTGAAATTCTTTATAATTAATCTTGAGCAAGATATAGAAAAAAGACAAAAAATAACAGCCCTTTGCGAAAGCTTAGGGCTTAATTATGAAATAATTAAAGCTGTATATGGCAAAGCGTTGAGTGAAGATGAAATAAAACAAAACACCTATCCTAAAGAAGAACAATTAAAATTATTCAAAAGAACTTTAAGCCTTGGAGAAATAGGCTGCGCTATGAGTCATAGATTGTGTTATCAAAAAATTATAGAGCAAAATCTAGAAGATGCAATTATTTTAGAAGATGATGCAGTATTTGATAAAAATTTATTAGAATTTTTAAAATATAAAAATGAATTTCCTAAAGATTTAGAACTTTTATTATTAGGTCATTATAAGCAAATGTATTACGATGATGGTTTTATGATAAATAGTCCTTTTTATAAATATTTTAATATTCAGATAAAAAAATGGAATATTAAAAGAATTGTTGGTGGTGGTAATGGAACCCATGGTTATTATATTACCAAAAAAGGTGTAAAAAAACTATTAAACTTAATGAATAAAATATATATTCCAGCAGATTGGTATACAAATAATGATAGACATACAAATTTATATGCTTTGTATCCTACATTAATTAATCCAGATTTAGCAGAAACAAGTTCTACACAAGTAAATCCAATTAATAAAAAACGCTCAAAAATCAGTAAATATTTTAAATTATTTAAAACTAAAATACAATTTTTTATCCCGTCTTTAATGAATTTAAGAAAATATAAATAA
- a CDS encoding gamma carbonic anhydrase family protein, protein MILKFKNFYPNIHQSVFIAEGSKIIGHVNIDSGSSIWFNAVIRGDVASIKIGKNTNIQDNSTIHVARALYDKNGKEISPKIDCNIGDGVTIGHNCVIHACEISNNVLVGMGSVIMDGAKINENSIIAANSLITKNKTFPPNSLIQGSPAKFIRELSENEIQAIKEQALEYCLVMKNYIE, encoded by the coding sequence ATGATATTAAAATTTAAAAATTTTTACCCAAATATACATCAAAGTGTTTTTATTGCAGAAGGTTCAAAAATAATAGGTCATGTTAATATAGATAGTGGTAGCTCAATATGGTTTAATGCCGTAATTCGTGGCGATGTAGCTAGTATTAAAATAGGGAAAAATACAAATATTCAAGATAACTCAACAATACATGTAGCAAGAGCTTTATATGATAAAAATGGTAAAGAAATTAGTCCAAAAATTGACTGTAATATAGGTGATGGTGTAACAATAGGTCATAATTGTGTAATTCATGCTTGTGAAATATCAAACAATGTTTTGGTTGGTATGGGTAGTGTAATAATGGATGGTGCAAAAATAAATGAAAATTCAATTATTGCTGCTAATTCTTTAATAACAAAAAACAAAACTTTTCCACCTAATTCACTAATACAAGGTTCACCTGCAAAATTTATAAGAGAATTAAGCGAAAATGAAATACAGGCTATAAAAGAGCAAGCATTAGAATATTGTTTAGTAATGAAAAATTATATAGAATAG
- a CDS encoding NUDIX domain-containing protein, whose amino-acid sequence MKIEVSDFKLTNFSDSKFIKPKRVHYDLNGNLVEWDFIVLHDCVSVLLYHQAKDSYIFVKQFRAPLYYHEGLGDIENGLTVELCSGIVDKNKSYEEIAMEECIEELGIKPKKLDFLGKFYTGFGSGVSTQRLYFAIVSDDDIVGKGGGADSAEAIESVYVKIDEFEEFFSKNKKSALIEYAHLWFLNKKYKKI is encoded by the coding sequence ATGAAAATAGAAGTATCGGATTTTAAATTAACTAATTTTAGTGATTCTAAATTTATAAAACCAAAAAGAGTTCATTATGATTTAAATGGAAATTTGGTTGAATGGGATTTTATAGTTTTACATGATTGTGTTAGTGTTTTATTGTATCATCAAGCTAAAGATAGCTATATATTTGTTAAGCAGTTTCGTGCTCCGTTATATTATCATGAAGGTCTAGGTGATATTGAAAACGGACTAACGGTTGAGCTTTGTAGTGGTATAGTTGATAAGAATAAAAGCTATGAAGAAATAGCTATGGAGGAGTGTATAGAAGAATTGGGAATTAAACCTAAAAAATTAGATTTTTTAGGTAAATTTTATACTGGATTTGGCTCTGGTGTTAGCACACAAAGGTTGTACTTTGCAATAGTTAGTGATGATGATATTGTTGGTAAAGGCGGAGGTGCTGATAGTGCTGAGGCTATTGAAAGTGTATATGTAAAAATAGATGAATTTGAAGAATTTTTTAGTAAAAATAAAAAAAGTGCATTAATAGAGTATGCTCATCTTTGGTTTTTAAACAAAAAATATAAAAAAATATAG
- a CDS encoding endonuclease III domain-containing protein, producing MINGGVILRLLIKNGYECEFEWDKDSNLSDFEKLISVILTQNTKWQNVLKSLALLKDKKITNLNELIKLDVSNLAILIKPSGFYNTKAKRILDLAKKILLDYENLDNFFNNVDREWLLACKGISYESADSILNYLCKKEYLVIDSYTLRFMSNLGYEFNYYDEVAEKLMSGLDDEYFYKYFKCNELYEIYSKFHSMLLNFCKVHFKGKKIDEKGMEILKELL from the coding sequence ATGATAAATGGTGGCGTGATTTTAAGATTGCTTATAAAAAATGGTTATGAATGTGAGTTTGAATGGGATAAAGATAGTAATTTAAGTGATTTTGAAAAATTAATTAGTGTAATACTCACACAAAATACAAAATGGCAAAATGTTTTAAAATCTTTAGCGCTTTTGAAAGATAAAAAAATAACAAATTTAAATGAGTTAATAAAACTTGATGTAAGTAATCTAGCTATTTTAATTAAGCCTAGTGGTTTTTATAATACCAAGGCTAAAAGAATACTAGATTTAGCTAAAAAAATATTATTAGATTATGAAAATTTAGATAATTTTTTTAATAATGTAGATAGAGAATGGTTGCTTGCTTGTAAAGGAATTTCTTATGAAAGTGCTGATAGTATTTTGAACTATTTATGTAAAAAAGAATATTTGGTAATAGATAGTTATACATTAAGATTTATGTCTAATTTAGGTTATGAATTTAATTATTATGATGAAGTAGCAGAAAAATTAATGAGTGGCTTAGATGATGAATATTTTTATAAATATTTCAAATGTAATGAACTTTATGAAATTTATTCTAAATTCCATAGTATGTTATTAAATTTTTGTAAGGTACATTTTAAAGGTAAAAAAATAGATGAAAAAGGTATGGAAATTTTAAAGGAATTATTATGA
- a CDS encoding DUF815 domain-containing protein has product MNNFFSNFRAASYRGRTSSFKGIKNIDLINISDLLFLDDKFDILKSNINNFLNNKLYQHCLLSGAKGCGKTSLVKAVFNDFINTKLRIVEIFKDDLKDLRYIIDDLENLNFYFILFLDDLSFNVNDDDYKLLKPIIDGGIENLSNNIMFIVSSNYKNVLKNNNKNYQDADFNDEMDDKFSLKERFGIWLNFYALNQEQYLKIVKSYFKNYENDERLFKEAIEFSNLRASRNGRIAKQFCEIFKDKI; this is encoded by the coding sequence TTGAATAATTTTTTTTCTAACTTTAGAGCTGCTAGTTATAGAGGAAGGACTAGTAGTTTTAAAGGTATTAAAAATATTGATTTAATTAATATTAGTGATTTATTGTTTTTAGATGATAAATTTGATATTTTAAAAAGTAATATAAATAATTTTTTAAATAATAAATTATACCAACACTGTTTATTATCAGGAGCTAAAGGTTGTGGTAAAACTAGCTTAGTAAAGGCAGTTTTTAATGACTTTATTAATACAAAATTAAGAATTGTAGAGATTTTTAAAGATGATTTAAAAGATTTAAGATACATAATAGATGATTTAGAAAATTTAAATTTTTATTTTATATTATTTTTAGATGACTTAAGTTTTAATGTAAATGATGATGATTATAAACTTTTAAAGCCTATTATTGATGGTGGTATAGAAAATTTAAGTAATAATATAATGTTTATAGTTAGTTCTAATTATAAAAATGTATTAAAAAATAATAATAAAAATTATCAAGATGCTGATTTTAATGATGAAATGGATGATAAATTTTCTTTAAAAGAAAGATTTGGTATATGGTTAAATTTTTATGCATTAAACCAAGAACAATATTTAAAGATAGTAAAGTCATATTTTAAAAATTATGAAAATGATGAAAGATTATTTAAGGAAGCTATAGAATTTTCAAATTTAAGAGCTAGTAGGAATGGTAGAATCGCTAAGCAATTTTGTGAAATTTTTAAGGATAAAATATGA